In a single window of the Actinomycetota bacterium genome:
- the selD gene encoding selenide, water dikinase SelD, whose amino-acid sequence MTDAAIRLTEWTTCGGCAAKWGKDLLTSLVDELPRGDDPALLVGLAPFDDAAVYRLSDDLALVSTTDFFPPLVDDPHDFGAIAAANACSDVFAMGGRVVVAVSIAAFPENFPREAIAAIFAAAAEVVAAAGGTIAGGHTIRNPEPVFGLAVQGTVHPDRVFAKGGAVAGDVLVISKPLGTGIVLAGGDAAEKAAAVLGMRQLNRAASEALQAMGTAVHGVTDVTGYGLAGHGWEMAERSGVAFTFESALLPLYAGALGAAERSVRTGGDVRNRAAVGEHVRIEPGLDPAWEAMLYDPQTSGGLLGAIDPAAVDDCLPAGFTVVGTVDPGPSCIRLR is encoded by the coding sequence GTGACCGACGCTGCCATCCGGCTGACGGAGTGGACGACCTGCGGCGGATGCGCCGCGAAGTGGGGAAAGGACCTGCTCACCAGCCTTGTCGACGAGCTGCCGCGCGGGGACGACCCGGCGCTGCTCGTCGGGTTGGCGCCGTTCGACGACGCCGCGGTGTACCGCCTGAGCGACGACCTCGCGCTGGTCAGCACCACCGACTTCTTCCCCCCGCTCGTCGACGACCCGCACGACTTCGGCGCCATCGCCGCGGCCAACGCTTGCAGCGACGTGTTCGCGATGGGCGGGCGGGTGGTCGTGGCGGTCAGCATCGCCGCCTTCCCGGAGAACTTCCCCCGCGAGGCGATCGCCGCCATCTTCGCTGCCGCGGCCGAGGTCGTTGCCGCGGCCGGAGGGACGATCGCGGGCGGTCACACCATCCGCAACCCCGAGCCGGTGTTCGGCCTCGCCGTGCAGGGCACGGTGCACCCGGATCGTGTCTTCGCCAAGGGTGGCGCCGTGGCCGGCGACGTCCTCGTGATCTCCAAGCCGCTCGGCACGGGGATCGTGCTCGCGGGCGGCGACGCGGCCGAAAAGGCCGCGGCGGTGCTCGGCATGCGTCAGCTGAACCGAGCCGCGTCGGAGGCGCTGCAGGCGATGGGCACCGCGGTGCACGGCGTCACCGACGTCACCGGGTACGGATTGGCCGGGCACGGGTGGGAGATGGCCGAACGCAGCGGTGTCGCGTTCACGTTCGAGAGCGCGCTGCTGCCGCTGTACGCCGGCGCGCTCGGTGCCGCAGAGCGCAGTGTGCGCACCGGGGGAGACGTCCGCAACCGTGCCGCCGTCGGGGAGCACGTGAGGATCGAGCCCGGTCTAGACCCGGCGTGGGAGGCGATGCTCTACGACCCCCAGACCTCGGGCGGCCTGCTGGGCGCGATCGACCCGGCGGCTGTCGACGACTGCCTCCCTGCGGGGTTCACCGTGGTCGGAACCGTCGACCCCGGCCCCTCCTGCATCCGCCTGCGCTGA